The genomic interval ATATAAAAAGAAAATGCCAATTGATTTATTGGCATTTTCTTTTTGTGTTTTTTACTTTATCTGATAAAAGTATTGATTAATTCTATAATTATTTTATTGTTACTTGTCCTTGTTCAAGGATACTATTTTCCACTACAGAAGTTTTGTCGCCATTAATGTTAAGCTGGAAGCTTGGCGCAAATGTAGATTTGTGCTCTTCGAAGTAACCTCTATTTGTCATGTAACTTGTTACCACTGTATTATCACTGCCTTCTTGCGGAATAGCAAAGTGAGCGTAGTTCCAAGTAACATCATATGGATCAAGATCATGATGTAAAACAAGTCCAGTTTTATTTAAAGGTTTGTATGGTCCAGTTAAGGAATCTGATACATAACCTAGTAAATAAATATCTTCATTGTCAATTCCATCAATCGTCATTTTTGATCCACGTGAACTTGTGAATAAGTACCATTTTCCATCCTTTTTAAAGATGTTAGGACGTTCGATTTCATCAGTTACTGTGTTTGATGCAACTAATGGTTTCATAACACTTTTTAACGTATAATCATCATTAATTTCAATAATACCTAAAGCACCGTTTGAAATTTGAGCTAAATCTTTCTTAGGACTTTGTAACAATTTGCTTTTTTCATTTTGGAAGAAAACGTCACTTCCGCCATAGTAAGCTTTATTGAATAAAGATTCTTCACCTTGGTATCCAGTTTCAGTTCCTGTATTAGCTTCGAATACTAGATATTTATGACCATTTTCTTCGATATAGTGAGGATCTCTTAATGTATGGTTATCAGAATAATCACCATTTCCAAAAGCTTGCTCAACCGTTTGATAGAATTTCTCATCACCATCAAAGATTGATTTGTGATCTTCAATTCCATCTACTTTCAACGTGTTTGAACCTTGTTCAGATACATTGATTTGAGCTGTTGTTAATGTTTGTTTTCCGTAGAAGTTGTGTGCTGGATCCCAGCCATGACGGTTTGTATAGAACAAACGAACCTTTCCATCTTCAGTTAAAGTAGCTGAACCTGACCATTCTTCCGCTTGGTTTCTTAAGACAGGATCATCTGATTTGAATTTATCGGTATCTTTAAACACTCTACCTGCATTTTTCCAGCTATCAATTCCTGTGTCACCAATTTTTTTATAGAACATGTAAATAAAAGTGTCCCATCCTCTATCAGGGTCTCCAGCTAAACCGAAAACAATTTGGTAGCCATTATAATTTGCAACTGTTCCATCAGCATTTTGTAGCGGCCATGTGTCCCATACATCTAAATCAATTAAGTTACCTAACTCATCGTACCCTTTTGCAGAAGGGATATTTTTAATTTTAGATTCGTCGAATTGAGGTACTGTATATCTTGAATCACCTTGTTGTTCAATCATCTTGTGCATGTCTGAACGTGTTATATGGGAAATTCCATATGATTCATTGTGATCTCGGGAGTCTGTTTCTTT from Metabacillus sediminilitoris carries:
- a CDS encoding glycoside hydrolase family 68 protein — translated: MNFKRFAKQATVVTLSTAILLGAGESLTYAKETDSRDHNESYGISHITRSDMHKMIEQQGDSRYTVPQFDESKIKNIPSAKGYDELGNLIDLDVWDTWPLQNADGTVANYNGYQIVFGLAGDPDRGWDTFIYMFYKKIGDTGIDSWKNAGRVFKDTDKFKSDDPVLRNQAEEWSGSATLTEDGKVRLFYTNRHGWDPAHNFYGKQTLTTAQINVSEQGSNTLKVDGIEDHKSIFDGDEKFYQTVEQAFGNGDYSDNHTLRDPHYIEENGHKYLVFEANTGTETGYQGEESLFNKAYYGGSDVFFQNEKSKLLQSPKKDLAQISNGALGIIEINDDYTLKSVMKPLVASNTVTDEIERPNIFKKDGKWYLFTSSRGSKMTIDGIDNEDIYLLGYVSDSLTGPYKPLNKTGLVLHHDLDPYDVTWNYAHFAIPQEGSDNTVVTSYMTNRGYFEEHKSTFAPSFQLNINGDKTSVVENSILEQGQVTIK